The Methanomassiliicoccales archaeon genome has a window encoding:
- the hypB gene encoding hydrogenase nickel incorporation protein HypB, whose amino-acid sequence MHKVTEVSMEIDVLAENRRIAAENHRLLRSKGIRSIDVMGSIGSGKTALIERIALELIKSGKRPAAIAGDVAGQDDYDRFRALDIPAVNINTGKECHLDAHLVGHALEKLDLDSIDFLLIENVGNLVCPADFPLGTDKRLVIISVTEGDDMVRKHPMIFSVADVAALNKIDLVPYLTVDPQRILSDYQRIKKNAVLHLISVKTGEGLEELMRDLGIEL is encoded by the coding sequence ATGCACAAAGTAACAGAGGTCTCAATGGAAATCGACGTTCTTGCCGAGAATAGGAGGATTGCTGCCGAAAATCACCGACTACTTAGAAGCAAGGGGATACGATCAATCGATGTCATGGGGTCAATTGGATCGGGAAAGACTGCATTGATCGAAAGAATCGCCTTAGAGCTTATCAAGAGTGGCAAGAGACCAGCGGCAATCGCTGGAGACGTCGCAGGCCAGGACGATTACGATCGGTTCCGGGCACTTGATATCCCCGCAGTCAATATCAATACCGGCAAAGAATGCCACCTTGATGCACACCTAGTCGGTCACGCACTCGAAAAGTTGGACCTTGATTCAATCGATTTTCTCTTAATTGAAAACGTTGGAAACCTTGTCTGTCCTGCGGATTTTCCACTGGGCACCGATAAGAGGCTAGTCATTATTTCCGTCACTGAAGGAGACGACATGGTGAGAAAGCATCCTATGATTTTTTCAGTAGCGGACGTAGCCGCACTCAATAAAATAGATCTGGTTCCCTATCTCACGGTTGACCCGCAAAGGATCCTGAGTGATTATCAGAGAATTAAGAAAAATGCTGTCCTTCATCTCATTAGCGTCAAAACGGGAGAGGGGCTAGAAGAGCTGATGAGAGATCTCGGAATTGAGCTCTGA